A single Brucella intermedia LMG 3301 DNA region contains:
- a CDS encoding tyrosine phosphatase family protein — MSLIVVTPLSQLAAQLALHRPSHVVTLGSEAPAALPDGHDANRLTLTFNDIVEPREGLVAPDESHVRALLDFAKVWPMDAPLLIHCYAGISRSTAAAYIAASALNPELGENELAAIIRSLSPSATPNIRLVALADEILGRQGRMVAAIRAIGRGADAFEGEVFSLPVNPPDS, encoded by the coding sequence ATGAGTCTGATCGTCGTGACGCCCTTGTCGCAACTGGCGGCGCAACTCGCATTGCACCGGCCAAGCCATGTCGTGACGCTGGGAAGCGAGGCCCCGGCAGCCTTGCCTGATGGCCATGATGCCAACCGTCTCACGCTGACATTCAACGATATTGTTGAACCGCGCGAGGGACTGGTTGCCCCCGATGAAAGCCATGTGCGTGCGCTTCTCGACTTCGCAAAGGTCTGGCCCATGGATGCGCCGTTGCTCATCCACTGTTATGCTGGTATTTCCCGTTCCACGGCGGCGGCTTACATCGCAGCTTCCGCTTTGAACCCGGAACTGGGTGAAAACGAGCTTGCCGCGATTATTCGCAGCCTCTCTCCTTCCGCGACGCCAAATATCCGGCTGGTGGCGCTCGCAGACGAAATTTTGGGGCGTCAGGGGCGGATGGTTGCAGCCATACGCGCGATCGGGCGCGGAGCAGATGCCTTTGAAGGCGAGGTTTTCAGCCTGCCTGTAAATCCACCAGATTCATAA
- a CDS encoding MFS transporter, with amino-acid sequence MSMSAAQQPSNSGADNTVLAIILATSMGHFLNDMMQSLLPAIYPMLKDNYSLSFWQIGLLTFTFQMTASILQPLVGIYTDRKPMPYSLPFGMGCTLVGLVFLATAHHYSILLLGAAFVGFGSSVFHPEAARVARLASGGRHGFAQSLFQVGGNFGSSIGPLLAAFIVLPFGQISVSWFSVAALIGMMLLWYVSNWYNRYRIANASKAKPDKTLPLPRNKVLVSIGVLAMLVFTKYIYMASLTSYYTFYTISHFGVSVQSSQLLLFLFLGAVAAGTIIGGPIGDKIGARKVIWASILGVLPFTLALPYANLEMTAVLTVIIGLILASAFPAIVVFAQELLPGRVGMVSGLFFGFAFGMAGIAAAVLGVVADQKGIEYVYNICSYLPLLGLLTIFLPKLEKNRKA; translated from the coding sequence ATGAGCATGAGTGCTGCACAGCAGCCATCAAACAGCGGCGCGGACAATACTGTCCTCGCCATTATTCTGGCCACTAGCATGGGCCACTTCCTGAACGACATGATGCAGTCGCTCCTTCCGGCCATCTATCCGATGCTGAAGGACAATTACAGCCTGTCATTCTGGCAGATCGGACTTCTGACGTTCACCTTCCAGATGACGGCATCGATCCTGCAGCCACTGGTGGGTATCTACACAGACCGCAAGCCGATGCCTTATTCCCTGCCCTTCGGCATGGGTTGCACGCTTGTCGGCCTCGTCTTTCTGGCGACCGCGCATCATTATTCGATCCTGCTTCTGGGTGCGGCCTTCGTCGGCTTCGGCTCATCTGTTTTCCATCCCGAAGCGGCCCGTGTCGCACGTCTCGCCTCGGGTGGACGACATGGCTTTGCGCAGTCCCTGTTCCAGGTGGGCGGTAATTTCGGCTCGTCGATCGGCCCTCTTCTGGCAGCGTTCATCGTTCTGCCGTTCGGCCAGATCAGCGTGTCCTGGTTCTCCGTTGCCGCGCTGATCGGCATGATGCTGCTCTGGTATGTGAGCAACTGGTACAATCGCTACCGGATTGCCAATGCCAGCAAGGCAAAGCCGGACAAGACCCTTCCGCTGCCGCGCAACAAGGTTCTCGTCTCGATTGGCGTTCTGGCGATGCTGGTCTTCACCAAGTACATCTACATGGCCAGCCTGACGAGCTATTACACCTTCTACACCATCAGCCACTTCGGCGTGTCGGTGCAGTCATCGCAGTTGCTTCTGTTCCTATTCCTCGGCGCGGTTGCCGCAGGAACGATCATCGGCGGCCCCATCGGTGACAAGATCGGTGCGCGCAAGGTGATCTGGGCATCGATCCTCGGCGTCCTGCCGTTCACGCTTGCCCTGCCCTATGCCAACCTCGAAATGACGGCTGTCCTGACGGTCATCATCGGCCTGATCCTCGCCTCGGCCTTCCCGGCCATCGTGGTATTCGCACAGGAATTGCTGCCGGGACGCGTCGGCATGGTGTCGGGCCTGTTCTTCGGCTTCGCATTCGGCATGGCCGGTATTGCAGCCGCCGTCCTCGGCGTCGTGGCTGACCAGAAGGGCATCGAGTATGTTTACAACATCTGCTCGTATCTGCCCCTGCTTGGGTTGCTGACGATTTTCCTGCCAAAGCTCGAAAAGAACCGCAAAGCCTGA
- the bspA gene encoding type IV secretion system effector BspA yields MLFQRRNPPTRKERLRLLVWPRRSFSRSLRYGGKRILRITASPHAVAAGLAVGVFSAFTPFFGFHLIIAIVLAYVLAGNIAAAALGTTLANPLTLPFIWGSTFELGRFIMNGSIDDAPPIHLGRALETMRFDEIWTPLLKPMLFGSTILGAAFAVVVYFVTRFAVSAFRRRRIERLAEKHRLHRAQEPQKV; encoded by the coding sequence ATGCTTTTTCAACGCCGTAATCCCCCGACCAGAAAAGAGCGCCTGAGGCTTCTGGTCTGGCCGCGCCGCTCCTTCTCCCGTTCCCTCCGGTACGGTGGCAAGCGGATTCTGCGCATCACTGCCTCGCCCCATGCCGTGGCCGCCGGCCTGGCAGTCGGCGTGTTCTCGGCCTTTACGCCCTTCTTCGGCTTCCATCTCATCATCGCAATCGTGCTGGCTTATGTCCTTGCCGGAAATATCGCGGCTGCGGCCCTTGGCACGACACTTGCCAACCCCCTGACGCTGCCGTTCATCTGGGGGAGCACGTTCGAGCTTGGCCGCTTCATCATGAATGGAAGCATCGATGATGCGCCGCCGATCCATCTGGGGCGGGCCCTGGAAACCATGCGTTTCGATGAAATCTGGACCCCGCTCCTGAAGCCCATGCTGTTCGGTTCCACCATTCTGGGTGCTGCATTCGCCGTCGTGGTCTATTTTGTCACCCGGTTTGCGGTTTCGGCTTTCCGTCGCCGCCGTATCGAACGTCTTGCGGAAAAGCACCGCCTGCACCGCGCACAGGAGCCCCAGAAAGTATGA
- a CDS encoding dihydroorotase, giving the protein MAETFDTILKGATIVNHDGIGQRDIGIRNGRIAAIGSLSTHAAGEVIDCTGLHILPGVVDSQVHFREPGLEHKEDLETGSLAAVLGGVTSVFEMPNTKPLTTSAETLEDKVRRGRHRMHCDFAFWVGGTRDNAKDVAELERLPGAAGIKVFMGSSTGDLLVEDDDGVRSILKNTRRRAAFHSEDEFRLEERKGLRVEGDPSSHPVWRDEIAALQCTERLVRIARDTGARIHVLHISTAEEIDFLKDHKDVATCEATPHHLTLSADDYKTLGNLIQMNPPVRDKRHRDGVWKGIDQGIVDVLGSDHAPHTLEEKQKPYPASPSGMTGVQTLVPIMLDHINAGRLTLERFVDLSSHGPNRIFGMARKGRIAIGYDADLTIVDMKRRETITHEQAGSKAGWTPYHGKTVTGWPVGTFVRGIKVMWEAEIVNASKGEPVEFLEALPHR; this is encoded by the coding sequence ATGGCCGAAACATTCGATACGATTTTGAAGGGTGCAACCATCGTCAACCACGACGGTATAGGCCAGCGAGACATCGGGATTCGGAATGGTCGCATTGCTGCCATAGGCTCCCTTTCCACCCATGCGGCGGGTGAGGTGATCGATTGCACCGGCCTGCATATCCTGCCCGGTGTGGTCGACAGTCAGGTGCATTTCCGCGAGCCGGGCCTTGAGCATAAGGAAGATCTCGAAACCGGTTCCCTTGCCGCCGTGCTGGGTGGCGTGACCTCTGTCTTCGAGATGCCGAACACCAAGCCCCTCACCACTTCCGCCGAGACGCTGGAAGACAAGGTGAGACGTGGCCGCCATCGCATGCACTGCGATTTTGCCTTCTGGGTTGGTGGCACGCGCGATAATGCGAAGGACGTTGCCGAACTGGAACGCCTGCCGGGTGCTGCCGGCATCAAGGTTTTCATGGGGTCGTCCACCGGCGATCTGCTGGTCGAGGATGACGACGGCGTTCGCTCTATCCTCAAGAACACGCGCCGTCGTGCGGCTTTTCACTCCGAGGACGAGTTCCGGTTGGAGGAGCGCAAGGGTCTGCGCGTAGAGGGCGATCCGTCGAGCCATCCGGTCTGGCGTGATGAAATTGCAGCGCTTCAGTGCACGGAACGCCTTGTGCGCATCGCACGCGACACTGGCGCACGCATCCATGTGCTGCATATCTCGACTGCCGAGGAAATCGACTTCCTGAAAGATCATAAGGATGTCGCGACGTGCGAAGCAACACCGCATCATCTCACCTTGTCGGCCGATGACTACAAGACGCTCGGCAATCTCATTCAGATGAACCCGCCCGTTCGCGACAAGCGCCACCGCGATGGCGTGTGGAAAGGGATCGATCAGGGTATTGTCGATGTGCTCGGTTCAGACCATGCTCCGCATACGCTGGAAGAAAAGCAGAAGCCCTATCCGGCTTCCCCGTCCGGCATGACGGGCGTGCAGACGCTGGTGCCGATCATGCTCGATCACATCAATGCGGGCAGGCTGACACTGGAGCGCTTCGTCGATCTTTCCAGCCATGGCCCGAACCGTATTTTCGGCATGGCCCGCAAGGGGCGCATCGCGATCGGCTACGATGCAGACCTGACCATCGTGGACATGAAGCGCCGCGAAACGATCACGCATGAACAGGCCGGTTCGAAAGCTGGCTGGACGCCCTATCACGGCAAGACCGTCACCGGATGGCCGGTAGGCACTTTCGTGCGCGGGATCAAGGTGATGTGGGAAGCGGAAATCGTGAACGCCAGCAAGGGCGAGCCGGTGGAGTTCCTCGAAGCGCTGCCGCATCGCTGA
- the lepB gene encoding signal peptidase I yields the protein MSVSSKSETKKSGGLGETISVIVQALLLALVIRTLLFQPFSIPSGSMRPTLLEGDYLFVSKYAYGYSRYSLPFGLDLFSGRIWSAEPKRGDVVVFKLPSDPSVDYIKRVIGLPGDRVQMRGGVLYINDQAVKRERIGTIDNPDVTEQNRPVDVYRETLPEGVTYDTLDLAPNSIGDDTRVFEVPAGHFFMMGDNRDNSLDSRFSVGYVPFENLVGRANIIFFSIADKASPLEIWKWPTEVRFGRLFSSVAGTPHTAVTGN from the coding sequence ATGAGCGTGTCCAGCAAGAGTGAGACAAAAAAATCCGGCGGCCTTGGCGAAACCATCAGCGTTATCGTGCAGGCGCTGCTGCTGGCACTGGTCATCCGCACCCTTCTTTTCCAGCCTTTCAGCATACCGTCCGGCTCGATGCGCCCAACGCTTCTGGAAGGCGATTATCTGTTCGTGTCGAAATATGCCTATGGCTATTCGCGCTATTCGCTTCCGTTCGGACTGGACCTGTTTTCGGGCCGTATCTGGAGCGCGGAGCCGAAGCGCGGCGACGTGGTGGTGTTCAAGCTGCCAAGCGACCCATCGGTCGATTATATCAAGCGCGTGATCGGCCTGCCGGGCGACCGCGTGCAGATGCGCGGCGGCGTGCTCTATATCAACGATCAGGCGGTCAAGCGCGAGCGGATCGGCACGATCGATAATCCCGATGTGACCGAGCAGAACCGTCCGGTCGATGTCTATCGGGAAACCCTGCCGGAAGGCGTGACCTATGATACGCTTGATCTCGCACCGAATTCCATCGGTGACGATACGCGCGTCTTTGAAGTTCCCGCCGGTCATTTCTTCATGATGGGCGACAACCGCGACAACTCGCTCGACAGCCGCTTCAGCGTTGGCTACGTGCCGTTTGAAAATCTTGTCGGACGCGCGAACATCATCTTCTTCTCCATCGCCGACAAGGCGAGCCCGCTTGAAATCTGGAAATGGCCGACTGAAGTACGCTTTGGCCGACTGTTCAGTTCAGTTGCAGGCACACCGCATACAGCCGTAACCGGAAATTGA
- the rnc gene encoding ribonuclease III, with amino-acid sequence MASANQAAAILEERTGHRFLNVKRLDRALTHSSVQAPSRANYERLEFLGDRVLGLTVAEMLYDEFPEASEGELSVRLNALVNAETCAAIADEIGLADLIHTGSDIKSLNDKRLLNVRADVVEALIATIYLDGGLDAVRPFVKRFWKKRSLQTGAARRDAKTELQEWAHQQGNVHPAYSIISRTGPDHDPLFMVEVTVKGFAAETGEGRSKRIAEQHAAEAMLYREGVWKRDNPA; translated from the coding sequence ATGGCTTCGGCAAATCAGGCAGCAGCAATTCTGGAAGAGCGCACTGGACACCGTTTTCTCAACGTGAAGCGGCTGGATCGTGCGCTCACCCACTCAAGTGTGCAAGCGCCCTCGCGGGCAAATTATGAACGTCTCGAATTTCTCGGCGACCGCGTTCTGGGACTGACGGTCGCGGAAATGCTGTACGACGAGTTTCCGGAAGCGTCCGAAGGCGAATTGTCGGTTCGTCTCAATGCGCTGGTGAACGCGGAAACCTGTGCGGCGATTGCCGACGAGATCGGGCTTGCCGATCTCATCCATACGGGTTCCGATATAAAATCATTGAATGACAAACGCCTTTTGAACGTGCGCGCCGATGTCGTGGAGGCGCTGATCGCCACGATCTATCTGGATGGCGGACTGGACGCCGTGCGTCCCTTCGTCAAGCGCTTCTGGAAGAAACGGTCTTTGCAAACCGGGGCCGCCCGCCGCGACGCCAAGACGGAATTGCAGGAATGGGCGCATCAGCAGGGCAATGTCCACCCTGCCTATTCGATCATCAGCCGCACCGGCCCGGACCATGATCCGCTGTTCATGGTAGAGGTGACGGTCAAGGGCTTTGCTGCGGAAACGGGCGAGGGCCGTTCAAAACGGATAGCCGAGCAGCACGCGGCGGAAGCGATGCTTTATCGTGAAGGCGTCTGGAAGCGTGACAATCCGGCTTGA
- a CDS encoding isochorismatase family protein — translation MSAHDTALLVIDAQESFRHRPYYRDEEVGAYIERQQALIDGAKRAGIPVVQIFHVENEGPFSEASGLVKPISPLSIEPDAVFRKRRHSALVGSGLDVWLVANGIRRVLVSGIRTEQCCETTTRQASDFGYQVDFVSEATLTFPMTDATGREWSAAEIKARTELVLANRFARIVTVEQALAAPGERKAA, via the coding sequence ATGTCCGCTCACGATACAGCCCTGCTGGTTATCGACGCTCAGGAGTCATTCCGCCATCGGCCTTATTACCGGGACGAAGAGGTGGGTGCCTATATTGAACGCCAGCAGGCGCTTATAGACGGCGCGAAGCGTGCCGGCATTCCGGTGGTCCAGATTTTTCATGTCGAGAATGAAGGCCCGTTCTCAGAAGCCTCGGGTCTGGTGAAGCCGATTTCGCCGCTATCCATTGAACCCGATGCGGTTTTCCGCAAGCGTCGCCACAGCGCGCTGGTCGGAAGCGGGCTCGACGTCTGGCTGGTTGCCAATGGCATCCGCCGCGTGCTGGTTTCCGGCATTCGTACAGAACAGTGCTGCGAGACAACCACGCGGCAGGCATCGGATTTTGGATATCAGGTCGATTTCGTGAGCGAAGCGACGTTGACCTTCCCGATGACGGACGCAACTGGCCGGGAATGGAGCGCTGCGGAAATCAAGGCTCGTACCGAACTTGTGTTGGCCAATCGCTTTGCCCGTATCGTAACCGTGGAACAGGCGTTGGCCGCGCCCGGAGAACGGAAGGCGGCATGA
- the recO gene encoding DNA repair protein RecO, which yields MEWRDEGIILGTRRHGETSAIVEVMTREHGRHMGMVRGGRSRRMQPLLQPGNHVDVTWWARLDEHMGSFTIEPLEFAAARLIETPVALYGIQLAASHLRLLPERDPHRGLYETLRLIIEHFDDPLASGELVLRFEVMMLEELGFGLDLKECAATGVKEDLIYVSPKSGRAVCREVGAPWADKLLLLPGFVNNTAVRAASYDDIDHAFTMTGYFLMRHVWEPRAITPPDARGGFLNALGRAINA from the coding sequence ATGGAATGGCGCGATGAAGGCATAATTCTCGGGACACGACGCCATGGCGAGACAAGCGCCATCGTGGAAGTGATGACCCGTGAGCATGGCCGCCATATGGGAATGGTGCGCGGCGGGCGTTCCCGCCGCATGCAGCCTCTGCTGCAACCGGGCAATCATGTGGATGTGACATGGTGGGCGCGGCTGGATGAGCATATGGGCAGCTTTACCATCGAACCGCTGGAGTTTGCTGCCGCCCGCCTCATCGAAACGCCAGTGGCGCTTTACGGCATCCAGCTTGCGGCTTCACACCTGCGTCTTTTGCCCGAGCGCGACCCGCATCGCGGTCTTTATGAGACGCTTCGGCTCATCATCGAACATTTCGACGATCCGCTTGCGTCAGGCGAACTGGTATTGCGCTTTGAAGTTATGATGCTGGAAGAGCTGGGCTTCGGCCTAGATCTGAAGGAATGCGCCGCGACCGGCGTCAAGGAAGACCTGATCTATGTCTCGCCAAAATCGGGGCGTGCGGTCTGCCGCGAAGTGGGTGCGCCTTGGGCCGACAAGCTCCTGCTTTTGCCGGGTTTCGTCAACAATACTGCCGTTCGCGCAGCATCCTATGACGACATAGACCATGCCTTTACGATGACAGGCTATTTTCTGATGCGGCACGTCTGGGAACCACGGGCGATAACGCCACCCGATGCGCGGGGCGGGTTCCTGAACGCCCTCGGTCGGGCGATCAATGCCTAG
- a CDS encoding YgfZ/GcvT domain-containing protein: MTTAAETVNLSNRALVHITGEEAEKFLQAVITTDLDKLGPDDLKPGALLIPQGKILFDFLVSRIDGGLRFDLPASVAADFIKRITLYRLRAKAEITQQPESLVSVSWQGDSPPSQDDSIKRDSRFPAELNVRRIYGRADGTTDQSAWTKLRAEHGIAEGETDFAYNDVFPHDVNFDQTGGVSFPKGCFIGQEVVSRMQHRGTARRRVLVARSEVPLPPMGTPITVDGREIGTMGSSADMVGIALVRIDRVKDAMDAGSTVLAGETPVTLTLPPHVRFGFPEAEAGNA, translated from the coding sequence ATGACGACGGCAGCTGAAACGGTAAATCTTTCCAACAGGGCGTTGGTTCATATCACGGGCGAGGAAGCGGAAAAATTCCTGCAGGCGGTGATCACCACCGATCTCGACAAACTCGGACCGGACGACCTGAAACCCGGAGCATTGCTCATTCCACAAGGGAAAATCCTGTTCGATTTTCTCGTTTCACGCATCGATGGCGGCTTGCGCTTCGATCTTCCGGCAAGCGTTGCCGCCGATTTCATCAAGCGGATCACCCTCTACAGGCTGCGCGCGAAAGCCGAGATAACCCAGCAGCCAGAATCACTTGTCAGCGTTTCCTGGCAAGGTGATTCACCGCCTTCACAAGATGATTCAATCAAGCGCGACAGCCGCTTTCCGGCTGAACTGAATGTCCGCCGGATTTATGGCCGCGCAGATGGCACGACCGACCAGAGCGCGTGGACAAAGCTGCGGGCGGAACATGGCATAGCGGAAGGTGAAACGGATTTCGCTTACAATGACGTCTTCCCGCATGACGTCAATTTCGACCAGACGGGCGGCGTCTCCTTTCCGAAAGGCTGTTTCATCGGACAGGAAGTCGTTTCCCGGATGCAGCATCGCGGCACGGCCAGACGGCGCGTTCTGGTGGCACGTTCCGAAGTCCCTCTTCCGCCAATGGGCACACCGATTACTGTGGACGGGCGCGAGATCGGCACGATGGGAAGTTCGGCCGATATGGTCGGCATCGCACTTGTGCGCATTGATCGCGTCAAGGATGCAATGGATGCCGGCAGCACCGTTCTGGCGGGCGAGACGCCCGTAACGCTCACCTTGCCGCCGCATGTGCGGTTCGGGTTTCCGGAAGCCGAAGCAGGTAACGCCTGA
- a CDS encoding YfbR-like 5'-deoxynucleotidase: MASADRSSGKTRAWQRMLSGRRLDLLDPSPLDVEIEDIAHGLARVARWNGQTVGEHAFSVAQHSLLVNQIFTRLVPDASIEWQLLSLLHDAPEYVIGDMISPFKAVMGGNYKMIETRLENAIHLRFSLPITVPAQLKTLIKRADQVAAFFEATRLAGFTEAEAVKYFGRPRGFDPAGLDITPRPTQEVQTDFLARFAALEEARQNR, encoded by the coding sequence ATGGCAAGCGCCGACCGATCTTCCGGCAAGACGCGCGCCTGGCAACGCATGTTGTCGGGGCGGCGCCTTGACCTGCTAGACCCGTCGCCGCTCGATGTCGAGATAGAGGATATAGCCCATGGTCTCGCCCGCGTGGCGCGGTGGAACGGGCAGACTGTCGGTGAACACGCATTTTCCGTTGCCCAGCATTCGCTGCTGGTGAACCAGATATTCACCCGACTGGTGCCTGACGCCAGCATCGAGTGGCAGCTACTCTCGCTTCTGCACGACGCGCCGGAATATGTGATCGGCGACATGATTTCCCCCTTCAAGGCGGTGATGGGCGGCAACTACAAGATGATCGAAACGCGGCTGGAAAACGCCATTCACCTGCGTTTTTCTCTACCCATAACCGTTCCCGCCCAACTCAAGACGCTCATCAAGCGCGCCGATCAGGTCGCAGCCTTCTTTGAGGCCACGCGGCTCGCAGGTTTCACCGAGGCGGAAGCCGTCAAATATTTCGGCCGTCCGCGCGGTTTCGATCCGGCAGGGCTGGACATAACACCCCGCCCCACACAGGAGGTGCAGACGGATTTCCTCGCACGGTTTGCGGCACTGGAAGAAGCACGGCAGAACCGATGA
- a CDS encoding YciI family protein — MFVVNLTYSKPLEEIERHLEAHRDFLNRQYAEGIFLASGPKNPRDGGVILASGKISRNELEAILNLDPFRQYGLATYDVTEFTPVKYAPALAEGCGPRALA, encoded by the coding sequence GTGTTCGTTGTCAACCTGACTTACAGCAAGCCTCTCGAAGAGATCGAGAGGCATCTCGAGGCGCATCGGGATTTTCTGAACCGGCAGTATGCGGAGGGTATTTTTCTCGCTTCCGGACCGAAAAATCCACGCGACGGCGGCGTGATCCTCGCAAGCGGCAAGATCAGCAGAAACGAGCTGGAAGCGATACTGAACCTGGATCCTTTCAGGCAGTACGGGCTGGCGACTTATGATGTTACCGAGTTCACCCCCGTGAAATATGCTCCGGCTCTGGCCGAGGGCTGCGGGCCCCGCGCGTTGGCGTGA
- a CDS encoding AraC family transcriptional regulator yields the protein MKPKSPPGLLLPGSEELQKFHEQRIAMLEGMSGPVIALPTRYPDGYFVPRHRHSRAQLLCASQGVVLVTTDAGRWMIPSDHAMWIPAGVEHSVEILGEVFMRSIYICVDAVSGVPDYLHVVGLTDLMRCLITDATAQDSTPEPDSRDALVIELILRDLHTLPQRSLGLPFPSDPRLQKLCREFVKKPSSRATIDDWADRMAMSRRSFTRHFQRETGVSLSVWRQQACLFAAVPRLTEGEAVTSVALDLGYDSVSAFTTMFRRMLGVSPRFYLPRLDTVPFERSDSVAAE from the coding sequence ATGAAACCGAAGTCGCCGCCGGGCCTGCTGCTTCCGGGAAGCGAGGAACTGCAGAAGTTCCACGAGCAGCGCATTGCCATGCTGGAAGGCATGAGCGGGCCAGTGATTGCCCTGCCGACGCGCTATCCCGATGGCTATTTCGTGCCGCGCCACCGTCACAGCCGGGCGCAGCTTCTTTGCGCTTCCCAGGGGGTGGTGCTGGTGACGACCGACGCTGGACGCTGGATGATCCCGAGCGATCACGCCATGTGGATACCGGCGGGTGTGGAGCATTCGGTCGAAATCCTCGGCGAAGTCTTCATGCGGTCGATCTATATCTGCGTCGATGCCGTGTCCGGCGTGCCGGATTATCTTCATGTGGTCGGGCTGACCGACCTGATGCGGTGCCTCATAACCGATGCAACGGCGCAGGACAGCACGCCGGAACCGGACAGTCGCGATGCTCTAGTGATCGAGCTTATATTGCGGGACCTTCACACATTGCCGCAGCGCTCGTTGGGGCTGCCTTTTCCATCCGATCCGCGCTTGCAGAAACTATGCCGGGAATTCGTGAAAAAGCCTTCTTCACGCGCCACAATTGACGACTGGGCGGACAGAATGGCGATGAGCCGACGCTCGTTCACCCGGCATTTCCAGCGGGAAACCGGCGTAAGCCTTTCGGTCTGGCGCCAGCAGGCATGCCTCTTCGCTGCGGTCCCACGCCTCACGGAAGGGGAAGCGGTGACGAGCGTGGCGCTGGATCTGGGATATGACAGCGTTTCCGCTTTCACGACGATGTTCCGCAGGATGCTCGGAGTTTCGCCGCGGTTCTATCTGCCGCGGCTGGATACTGTTCCGTTTGAACGCAGCGATAGCGTCGCGGCGGAATAA
- the era gene encoding GTPase Era, whose amino-acid sequence MNNRTTPADGENEAGQTRSGFVALIGAPNAGKSTLVNQLVGTKVSIVTHKVQTTRALVRGIFIEGPAQIVLVDTPGIFRPKRRLDRAMVTTAWGGAKDADIILVLLDSQGGLNENAEALLSSMKDVRQKKVLVLNKVDRVDPPVLLDLARKANELVAFDQTFMVSALNGSGCKDLAKYLADNVPNGPWYYPEDQISDMPMRQLAAEITREKLYLRLHEELPYASTVETERWEERKDGSVRIEQVIYVERESQKKIVLGHKGETIKAIGQSARKEISEILEQTVHLFLFVKVRENWGNDPERYREMGLDFPT is encoded by the coding sequence ATGAATAATCGGACGACGCCGGCTGACGGCGAAAACGAAGCAGGACAAACCCGTTCCGGCTTCGTGGCGTTGATAGGGGCGCCGAATGCGGGGAAATCCACACTGGTCAATCAGCTTGTGGGAACAAAGGTTTCTATCGTCACGCATAAGGTGCAGACCACACGCGCGCTCGTGCGCGGCATATTCATCGAAGGTCCGGCGCAGATCGTTCTGGTGGACACGCCGGGGATTTTCCGCCCGAAGCGCAGGCTCGACCGCGCCATGGTCACCACGGCCTGGGGCGGCGCCAAGGATGCCGACATCATTCTGGTCCTTCTCGATTCGCAAGGCGGCTTGAACGAGAATGCCGAAGCGCTGCTTTCGAGCATGAAGGATGTGCGCCAGAAGAAGGTTCTGGTGCTCAACAAGGTAGATCGCGTCGATCCGCCGGTTCTGCTGGATCTCGCCCGCAAGGCCAACGAGCTTGTCGCATTCGACCAGACTTTCATGGTCTCGGCCTTGAACGGCTCCGGCTGCAAGGATCTGGCGAAATATCTGGCCGACAATGTTCCGAATGGTCCATGGTACTATCCGGAAGACCAGATCTCCGACATGCCGATGCGCCAGCTCGCAGCCGAGATCACCCGCGAAAAGCTTTACCTGCGCCTGCACGAGGAACTTCCCTATGCGTCGACCGTGGAAACGGAGCGCTGGGAAGAACGCAAGGACGGTTCCGTTCGCATCGAGCAGGTCATCTATGTCGAGCGCGAGAGCCAGAAGAAGATCGTGCTCGGTCACAAGGGCGAGACGATCAAGGCGATCGGACAATCCGCACGCAAGGAAATCTCCGAAATACTGGAACAGACGGTTCATCTCTTCCTTTTCGTAAAAGTGCGTGAGAACTGGGGTAACGACCCGGAACGCTATCGCGAGATGGGTCTTGATTTCCCAACCTAG
- the acpS gene encoding holo-ACP synthase, producing the protein MIVGIGSDLIDIRRVESALERHGDRFRNRVFTEVEQKKSDGRKQRAASYAKRFAAKEACAKALGTGIAQGVFWRDMGVVNAPSGKPTMHLTGGAAKQLQKLLPAGTRAAIHLTITDDFPLAQAFVIIEALPETE; encoded by the coding sequence ATGATTGTCGGGATTGGCAGCGACCTCATCGATATTCGCCGTGTCGAAAGTGCGCTTGAACGGCATGGCGACCGTTTCCGCAACCGGGTCTTTACAGAGGTCGAGCAGAAGAAATCGGATGGACGCAAGCAGCGCGCCGCATCTTATGCGAAGCGTTTCGCGGCGAAGGAAGCCTGCGCCAAGGCGCTGGGAACCGGAATAGCCCAGGGCGTGTTCTGGCGCGACATGGGCGTGGTCAACGCTCCTTCCGGAAAGCCCACGATGCATCTAACCGGCGGTGCGGCGAAACAGTTGCAAAAACTCTTGCCCGCTGGAACGCGCGCCGCCATACATCTGACAATTACCGATGATTTTCCTCTCGCTCAGGCCTTCGTTATCATCGAAGCCCTGCCTGAGACGGAATAA